One Microlunatus soli genomic window carries:
- a CDS encoding dihydrodipicolinate synthase family protein, whose product MPTPFDDHDRVDPDAFADVLSRLPAGHADVLVAGTTGEFPALDRDERRTLTEVAVRAVGADKVITHVGAASLTASDRLAEDAASVGVTRVALLTPYYLPADAEQVVAHFHTFAERHPQLSIYPYLFPDRTGVTVEPETFARLMAPANIVGVKLSGRANDHFDAFRSRLRDDQELYTGDDSRLPTIRDDGGTGVVSGCFPAVPDLLLQAIDEPGRVAEIVGLLGPSIARQKYALQLITGRAWRSRMSMPDLSAPLADQIERLVGRS is encoded by the coding sequence GTGCCGACACCGTTCGACGATCATGATCGGGTCGACCCCGACGCGTTCGCCGACGTCCTGTCCCGGCTGCCGGCCGGTCATGCCGACGTCCTGGTCGCCGGCACCACCGGCGAGTTCCCGGCGCTGGACCGCGACGAACGCAGGACGCTGACCGAGGTCGCGGTCCGGGCCGTCGGCGCCGACAAGGTGATCACCCACGTCGGTGCGGCCTCCTTGACGGCGTCGGACCGGTTGGCCGAGGACGCGGCCTCCGTCGGCGTGACCAGAGTGGCGCTGCTGACGCCGTACTATCTCCCCGCCGATGCCGAGCAGGTGGTGGCGCACTTCCACACCTTTGCCGAACGGCATCCGCAGCTGAGCATCTATCCGTACCTGTTTCCCGATCGCACCGGTGTCACCGTCGAGCCGGAGACGTTCGCCCGGTTGATGGCGCCGGCGAACATCGTCGGCGTCAAGCTCTCCGGCCGTGCCAATGATCATTTCGACGCCTTCCGCAGCCGGCTGCGGGACGACCAGGAGCTCTACACGGGTGACGATTCGCGGCTCCCGACGATCCGCGACGACGGCGGCACCGGCGTCGTCTCCGGTTGCTTCCCGGCCGTTCCCGACCTGCTGCTGCAGGCGATCGACGAGCCCGGTCGAGTCGCCGAGATCGTCGGTCTGCTCGGCCCGTCGATCGCGCGCCAGAAGTACGCTCTGCAGTTGATCACCGGACGAGCCTGGCGATCCAGGATGTCGATGCCGGACCTGTCCGCACCGCTGGCCGATCAGATCGAGCGGTTGGTCGGCCGAAGCTGA